Proteins from a single region of Archangium lipolyticum:
- the sitA5 gene encoding SitA5 family polymorphic toxin, whose product MSRHSVDTRPVETRRSPRAGALALAALMLVTACATGAPMGGGLTASRYRPPVPHDSPEPWALEAEAEDGSQEGEAFFARLPTDFPPVQVSDAEFSAAMTTLWLDMPLRVAASRPPLYVGRRLASAFAPSSGEAGQSDLARAYGHFCERCGTPGDCLTLFEDGPRIQDDDKRSLALALAVGPALEGVSSEVRAMLDPTRMLAMLSISITVYMALLLAPVPEPITKGAALVFSAALWGYLGYEFFDLLRAYAQLYEDAPRASTFAELREIGERFGRVIGPNSVRILVIVGTAAIGETAALASKAPKLPGFAQASERVAASAGLGLLETATGAERLIVSVPEGTIRMVMAPHAVAMAARGVGAGSPAPTRGKLLPNGHRAWGSFNGFKSAMGPAGKGKEWHHLVEQTKGNVKRFGGEAIHNTENVVALDKPLHDEVSAFYSSIQWTATRSSRLTVRQWLSTQSYEAQREFALLAIENIKNGVW is encoded by the coding sequence ATGTCTAGGCATTCTGTTGATACTCGCCCCGTGGAGACACGGCGGTCCCCGCGCGCGGGGGCGCTGGCTCTGGCGGCGCTGATGCTGGTTACAGCGTGCGCCACGGGGGCCCCTATGGGAGGAGGGTTGACGGCTTCGCGTTACCGTCCACCCGTGCCGCACGACTCGCCCGAGCCATGGGCGCTGGAAGCGGAAGCCGAGGACGGGAGCCAGGAGGGTGAGGCTTTCTTTGCCAGGCTGCCCACGGACTTCCCGCCCGTGCAGGTAAGCGACGCTGAGTTTTCGGCGGCCATGACAACGCTTTGGCTCGACATGCCGCTTCGGGTGGCCGCGTCCCGTCCACCGTTGTATGTCGGTCGTAGGCTGGCGTCAGCTTTCGCGCCCTCGAGTGGCGAAGCGGGGCAATCAGACCTGGCCCGAGCCTATGGGCATTTTTGCGAGCGGTGCGGCACTCCAGGGGATTGCCTGACGCTGTTTGAAGACGGGCCCCGCATTCAGGATGACGACAAGCGAAGTCTTGCGCTCGCCCTGGCGGTTGGGCCAGCCCTGGAAGGCGTAAGTTCGGAAGTGCGGGCCATGCTCGACCCTACGCGAATGCTCGCAATGCTGAGCATTAGCATCACGGTTTATATGGCGCTGCTGCTGGCGCCAGTGCCCGAGCCGATAACGAAGGGCGCGGCCCTGGTGTTTAGCGCGGCCCTGTGGGGCTATCTTGGTTATGAATTCTTTGATTTGCTGCGGGCCTATGCGCAGCTTTACGAAGATGCGCCCCGGGCCTCCACCTTTGCGGAGCTGCGCGAGATTGGGGAGCGTTTCGGGCGTGTCATCGGCCCCAACAGTGTGCGAATTCTCGTCATCGTGGGGACGGCGGCCATAGGTGAAACGGCGGCCCTCGCTTCCAAGGCCCCGAAGCTCCCCGGGTTCGCGCAAGCATCGGAGAGAGTCGCGGCCAGTGCCGGCTTGGGCCTGCTGGAGACGGCAACCGGAGCCGAGCGGCTTATTGTCTCTGTGCCCGAGGGGACGATCCGCATGGTGATGGCGCCTCATGCCGTGGCCATGGCCGCCCGGGGCGTTGGCGCTGGGAGTCCTGCCCCGACTCGGGGTAAGCTCCTGCCGAACGGACACAGGGCGTGGGGGTCGTTTAATGGCTTCAAGTCGGCCATGGGGCCAGCGGGCAAAGGCAAGGAGTGGCATCACCTGGTTGAGCAGACCAAAGGGAACGTCAAGCGATTTGGAGGCGAGGCTATACACAACACCGAGAATGTCGTTGCTCTAGACAAGCCGCTACATGACGAGGTGAGCGCCTTCTATTCGTCGATCCAGTGGACCGCCACCAGGTCCTCACGCCTGACGGTGAGGCAATGGCTCAGCACTCAATCCTACGAGGCGCAGCGAGAGTTTGCCTTGCTTGCAATTGAAAACATCAAGAATGGGGTGTGGTAA
- a CDS encoding DUF2019 domain-containing protein, giving the protein MDLGSIVEDFAQNVAAQTDAIMRGDRKGGNKYAKRYVAAYKKLRDQGEAGRDALVGLLAHPRMDVRVNAAACLLSDRPEQAKPVLEEAAKGKGMVPFLASRVLKYWDEGTWKLDVD; this is encoded by the coding sequence ATGGATCTGGGCAGCATCGTGGAGGACTTCGCCCAGAATGTAGCGGCGCAGACTGACGCGATCATGCGCGGCGACCGTAAGGGCGGGAACAAGTATGCGAAGCGATACGTAGCTGCTTACAAGAAGCTACGCGACCAGGGCGAGGCTGGGAGGGATGCGCTCGTGGGACTGTTAGCGCATCCGCGCATGGATGTTCGAGTCAACGCGGCGGCCTGTTTGCTCAGTGATAGACCCGAGCAGGCAAAACCCGTCCTTGAGGAAGCGGCCAAAGGGAAAGGCATGGTCCCTTTCTTGGCGTCTCGCGTTTTGAAGTATTGGGACGAGGGCACTTGGAAATTGGATGTTGATTAG
- a CDS encoding SDR family NAD(P)-dependent oxidoreductase: MKTSKKMAVVTGASRGIGRALVQAFAKEGYEVWALARAADALESLQKETGDAVRPLAVDVADEAAVLAASKRILEAGTPRVLVNNAGITVSAPLNKTTTQDFNKVMAVNVTAPFLFSRELIPAMAAAGGGRVINIGSIAATRGVKYTSAYCASKHALMGLTKSLAVEWARKNVTVNIVNPGWVETDMFSNAKAAISKTTGRSEQEAHAALANMNAMGRVIQPEEVAALCVFLASDAAATITGSSYNIDGGEAG, from the coding sequence ATGAAAACTTCCAAGAAGATGGCGGTGGTGACGGGCGCGAGCCGCGGTATCGGGCGCGCCCTGGTGCAGGCCTTCGCGAAGGAGGGCTACGAGGTGTGGGCCCTGGCGCGGGCGGCGGACGCGCTGGAGTCCCTCCAGAAAGAGACGGGCGACGCGGTGCGCCCGCTGGCGGTGGACGTGGCGGACGAGGCGGCGGTGCTCGCGGCGAGCAAGCGCATCCTGGAGGCGGGAACGCCCCGCGTGCTGGTGAACAACGCGGGCATCACCGTATCGGCGCCGCTGAACAAGACGACGACACAGGACTTCAACAAGGTGATGGCGGTGAACGTGACCGCGCCCTTCCTCTTCAGCCGCGAGCTGATTCCAGCGATGGCCGCCGCGGGCGGCGGCCGGGTCATCAACATCGGGAGCATCGCGGCCACCCGAGGGGTGAAGTACACCTCGGCCTACTGCGCCTCGAAGCACGCGCTGATGGGTCTGACGAAGTCGCTCGCGGTGGAGTGGGCGCGCAAGAACGTGACGGTGAACATCGTCAACCCCGGCTGGGTGGAGACGGACATGTTCTCCAACGCGAAGGCCGCCATCTCCAAGACGACGGGCCGCTCGGAGCAGGAGGCGCACGCCGCGCTGGCGAACATGAACGCGATGGGCCGGGTCATCCAGCCGGAGGAGGTGGCCGCCCTGTGCGTCTTCCTGGCCTCGGACGCGGCGGCCACCATCACCGGCTCGTCCTACAACATCGACGGTGGCGAGGCGGGCTGA
- the sitA5 gene encoding SitA5 family polymorphic toxin encodes MPRADIVVSRLTMLALVVLTLLSGCSTETHRVGQPPGFRYGAPPAPESSRERRAHTRGGQGQVGQSGVVFARLPMDFAPVQVGEAEFTAAVSALLLDMPLRVVSSARVQPGGRLAPGSGGSGGDAWQSDLARSYGRFCERRGTQGDCLTLFDDGPQLQADDKLKMALALAVGPALEGVAAELRATFDPNQVLATVTLGITAYMALWLAPDPVVTKSVALASTVLMWGYLGSELFEVTRAYVRLSEEAARATTFAELRDAGERFGRVIGPNSVRILVMLTTAALGETAELMGRASKLPGFRQVSRTVETRQALRLVDAATGSERLIISSVEGTLRAVVPMTALAMAAPGGGSGSFSSGGSRTPKQGILLPNGHRAFKSFDDFKDFMGPAGDGNQWHHIVEQRKVNVDRFGPEAIHNTENVIAVEKARHDAISAYYSSKSRDTGNMVVREWLRTKSYEEQRAFGLDILRQFGVLP; translated from the coding sequence ATGCCTCGCGCGGACATCGTCGTGTCCCGCCTCACCATGCTGGCCCTGGTGGTGCTCACGCTGCTCAGCGGATGCTCCACGGAGACTCACCGAGTCGGACAGCCGCCCGGGTTCCGTTACGGGGCACCTCCAGCTCCAGAGTCGTCCCGTGAACGGCGGGCGCACACAAGGGGGGGACAGGGGCAGGTGGGCCAGAGCGGAGTCGTCTTCGCCAGGCTACCCATGGATTTCGCGCCGGTGCAGGTGGGGGAGGCGGAGTTCACGGCGGCCGTGTCAGCCCTGTTGCTCGACATGCCGCTGCGGGTGGTGTCCTCCGCTCGCGTGCAGCCCGGCGGAAGACTCGCGCCCGGCTCCGGAGGCTCGGGCGGGGACGCGTGGCAATCGGACCTGGCGCGGTCCTATGGGCGCTTCTGCGAGCGGCGCGGCACCCAGGGAGATTGTCTCACGCTGTTTGACGACGGGCCCCAGCTCCAGGCCGATGACAAACTGAAGATGGCGTTGGCACTCGCGGTGGGCCCGGCGCTGGAAGGCGTGGCCGCTGAACTGCGGGCCACGTTCGACCCCAACCAGGTGCTGGCAACCGTCACCCTCGGAATCACGGCCTACATGGCGCTGTGGCTGGCGCCCGACCCGGTGGTGACCAAGAGCGTGGCCCTCGCGTCGACCGTGCTCATGTGGGGGTATCTCGGGTCCGAGTTGTTCGAGGTGACCCGAGCCTATGTGCGGCTTTCGGAGGAGGCGGCGCGAGCCACGACCTTCGCGGAGCTACGCGATGCGGGCGAGCGGTTCGGCCGCGTCATCGGTCCCAACAGTGTGCGAATCCTCGTCATGCTGACAACGGCCGCGTTAGGCGAGACAGCGGAGCTCATGGGCAGGGCATCGAAGCTGCCGGGCTTCAGGCAGGTCTCGCGCACGGTCGAGACCAGGCAAGCCTTGCGTCTGGTGGATGCGGCGACGGGGAGCGAGCGGCTCATCATTTCCAGCGTGGAGGGGACGCTGCGCGCCGTCGTGCCAATGACCGCCCTGGCCATGGCCGCTCCAGGGGGAGGTAGCGGCTCCTTCTCAAGCGGCGGGAGCCGAACGCCCAAGCAAGGAATACTCCTTCCGAATGGGCACCGTGCCTTCAAGTCCTTTGACGATTTCAAGGACTTCATGGGCCCCGCAGGCGATGGCAACCAGTGGCACCACATCGTCGAGCAGCGCAAGGTCAACGTCGATCGATTCGGCCCTGAAGCGATCCACAACACCGAGAATGTCATCGCGGTGGAGAAGGCAAGGCATGATGCAATAAGCGCATACTACTCATCCAAATCCCGGGATACAGGGAATATGGTGGTGCGTGAGTGGCTCCGCACGAAGTCTTATGAGGAACAGCGCGCTTTCGGATTGGACATCCTGAGACAATTCGGAGTGCTTCCATGA
- a CDS encoding DUF2019 domain-containing protein has product MKKTDVKKLPTEELVEKTRALSSERWRAIYAGKPKEGNRMFDLLVAIDRELRARGLEAQRQLLKLLDDPDPGTRCWAAASVLEFAPSEGERVLTELAKPPNGLVGFSAERTLKQWRAGTFKPL; this is encoded by the coding sequence ATGAAGAAGACGGACGTAAAGAAACTACCAACGGAAGAGTTGGTCGAAAAAACCAGGGCCCTTTCCTCCGAGAGGTGGCGCGCCATCTATGCGGGCAAACCCAAGGAAGGAAACCGGATGTTCGATCTTCTCGTGGCAATCGACAGGGAGCTGCGAGCAAGAGGGCTCGAAGCGCAACGTCAGTTATTGAAGTTGCTCGACGATCCAGACCCAGGCACTCGTTGCTGGGCTGCCGCATCGGTCTTGGAGTTCGCTCCGAGCGAGGGAGAACGTGTGCTGACCGAACTCGCCAAACCCCCGAACGGTCTGGTGGGGTTCTCCGCGGAAAGAACGCTGAAGCAATGGAGGGCGGGCACCTTCAAGCCCCTCTGA
- a CDS encoding DUF2019 domain-containing protein, with amino-acid sequence MKIEELVERFARHVQAQTDSIFRGDARTGNKHADQLIAAFDELCAHGNAGRDALTALFTHPRMDVRVKAAAFLLRHQTEEAKAVLREAAAGEGLAAFSASEALKRWEEGTWALDPE; translated from the coding sequence GTGAAAATAGAAGAACTCGTAGAGAGGTTCGCCCGTCATGTGCAGGCGCAGACGGACTCGATTTTCAGGGGAGATGCCAGAACCGGAAACAAGCACGCCGATCAGCTCATTGCTGCATTCGACGAGCTTTGTGCCCATGGCAACGCTGGGCGGGATGCCCTCACGGCTCTCTTCACGCATCCACGCATGGATGTCCGCGTCAAGGCAGCAGCCTTCCTGCTCCGTCATCAAACAGAGGAGGCCAAGGCCGTTCTGCGAGAGGCGGCAGCCGGAGAAGGACTGGCCGCCTTTTCCGCCTCCGAGGCGTTGAAGCGATGGGAGGAGGGGACCTGGGCCCTCGACCCCGAATAG
- a CDS encoding acyl-CoA dehydrogenase family protein: MPRADITDLFRIDDLLSPEEKAARDTVARFVDTEVLPIIGTHFREGSFPAHLVPRIAELGVLGANLQGYGCAGMNTVSYGLCLQELERGDSGLRSFASVQGSLCMFPIHAYGSEEQKQRFLPGMARGEIIGCFGLTEADFGSNPGGMRTRARRDGDSWVLNGSKAWITNGTIANVAVVWAKTDEGGPESIRGFLVEKGMPGFTAREIPGKFSLRASTTSELSFQDVRVPDANVLPGVTGLRGPLSCLNNARMTIAFAVTGAAIACFEGAREYSLSRGQFDKPIAGYQLTQEKLADMLQEIVKAQLLSLRLARLKDEGKATPVMVSLAKRNNVKAALEIARVARSIYGANGVTDAYPPIRHMLNLESVFTYEGTHEVHTLVLGKAITGHDAFS, encoded by the coding sequence ATGCCCCGCGCGGACATCACCGACCTCTTCCGCATCGACGATCTGCTCTCTCCCGAGGAGAAGGCCGCTCGCGACACCGTCGCCCGCTTCGTCGATACCGAGGTGCTCCCCATCATCGGCACGCACTTCCGCGAGGGCTCCTTCCCCGCCCACCTCGTTCCCCGTATCGCCGAGCTGGGCGTGCTCGGCGCCAACCTCCAGGGCTACGGCTGTGCCGGAATGAACACCGTCAGCTACGGCCTCTGTCTCCAGGAGCTGGAGCGCGGGGACTCGGGGCTTCGCTCCTTCGCCTCCGTGCAGGGCTCGCTCTGCATGTTCCCCATCCACGCCTACGGCAGCGAGGAGCAGAAACAGCGCTTCCTGCCCGGCATGGCCCGGGGTGAGATCATCGGCTGCTTCGGGCTCACCGAGGCCGACTTCGGCTCCAACCCCGGCGGCATGCGCACCCGCGCCCGCCGTGACGGCGACTCCTGGGTGCTCAATGGCTCCAAGGCGTGGATCACCAACGGCACCATCGCCAACGTGGCCGTCGTCTGGGCCAAGACGGACGAGGGCGGCCCCGAGTCCATCCGTGGCTTCCTCGTGGAGAAGGGGATGCCCGGCTTCACCGCCCGCGAGATTCCCGGGAAGTTCTCCCTGCGTGCCTCCACTACCAGCGAGCTGTCCTTCCAGGACGTCCGGGTGCCGGACGCCAACGTGCTCCCCGGTGTCACCGGCCTGCGCGGGCCCCTGTCCTGTCTCAACAACGCACGCATGACGATCGCCTTCGCCGTCACCGGCGCCGCCATCGCCTGCTTCGAGGGCGCTCGCGAGTACTCCCTCTCCCGGGGCCAGTTCGACAAGCCCATCGCCGGCTACCAGCTCACCCAGGAGAAGCTGGCGGACATGCTGCAGGAGATCGTCAAGGCCCAGCTCCTCTCGCTGCGCCTGGCACGCCTCAAGGACGAGGGCAAGGCCACCCCCGTCATGGTGAGCCTCGCCAAGCGCAACAACGTGAAGGCCGCGCTGGAGATCGCCCGCGTGGCCCGGAGCATCTACGGCGCCAACGGCGTCACCGACGCCTACCCGCCCATCCGCCACATGCTCAACCTCGAGAGCGTCTTCACCTACGAGGGCACCCACGAGGTGCACACGCTCGTGCTCGGCAAGGCCATCACCGGCCACGACGCCTTCAGCTGA
- a CDS encoding serine/threonine protein kinase — protein MPSHPQPAVPNISLDASPLPPGTNIGGDVVEAVLGAGGFGIVYQVRGPQGHRAALKMVPVENGEDRAWREALIGSRLHLHHPNLARVLGAGSWPAKDPRFVFVKQELVDGVRLDVWAREHAVDTHQVVDRVLEVARALAVVHEARVVHRDVKEANILVRKSDGQAVLVDFGVGYYEGAPTLTEGLFPPGTPRYRSPEAWRFGRENKDAPGAHYRAGVGDDLYALGVVFYRLLTGRDPFLLGERGGVDVEAVLHQAPLPPHLVNPRVPLAVEAVCLRLLEKKPEDRYPGAVELCAALETLRACPDESWTVPLRGGTRASGKSKRWARERRAAAWAGVGLGLVLGGAWLAGTGSSPVTSPAESPTREASVGQEVAPPGPAPESARAATPPPVEPPPAAAASPAASGKDTAPVKKKQQTTGPQREVQPKRAQAAARNMCLGLTGAALQACLSAQQQVPPVRSEPPPLECPAGAVKIMTETLGLRIGERWPVELSDVRGRPVPVRDDSPVIVGGNWRTSTRQLALPSNTRLSGRLYFGEKRVYGRFTTAHTPSGETYRVCMELLDTDDNVGLELEPGSEPGNVLVIPVAQVRVVDRFD, from the coding sequence ATGCCCTCACATCCCCAGCCCGCTGTCCCCAACATCTCGCTCGACGCTTCTCCACTGCCTCCCGGCACGAACATTGGAGGTGACGTGGTGGAGGCCGTGCTGGGCGCGGGCGGCTTCGGCATCGTGTACCAGGTGCGTGGCCCCCAAGGACACCGCGCCGCCCTCAAGATGGTGCCGGTGGAGAACGGTGAGGATAGAGCCTGGCGCGAGGCCCTCATCGGCTCGCGCCTGCACCTGCACCACCCCAACCTGGCGCGGGTGCTGGGCGCGGGCAGCTGGCCCGCCAAGGACCCCCGCTTCGTCTTCGTGAAGCAGGAGTTGGTGGACGGAGTGAGGCTGGACGTCTGGGCGCGCGAGCACGCCGTGGACACGCACCAGGTGGTGGACAGGGTGCTGGAGGTGGCCCGGGCCCTGGCGGTGGTGCACGAGGCCAGGGTGGTGCACCGGGACGTGAAGGAGGCCAACATCCTGGTGCGCAAGAGTGACGGGCAGGCGGTGCTGGTGGACTTCGGGGTGGGCTACTACGAGGGGGCGCCCACCCTCACCGAGGGACTGTTTCCCCCGGGCACGCCCCGCTACCGTAGCCCCGAGGCGTGGCGCTTCGGCCGGGAGAACAAGGACGCGCCGGGCGCGCACTACCGGGCCGGGGTGGGAGATGACCTGTACGCGCTGGGAGTCGTCTTCTACCGGCTGCTGACGGGGCGAGACCCCTTCCTGCTGGGCGAGCGCGGAGGCGTGGACGTGGAGGCCGTACTGCACCAGGCGCCGCTGCCGCCGCACCTCGTCAACCCGCGCGTCCCCCTGGCCGTGGAAGCGGTGTGCCTGCGGCTTCTGGAGAAGAAGCCCGAGGACCGCTACCCGGGCGCCGTGGAACTATGCGCGGCATTGGAGACGCTGAGGGCCTGTCCGGACGAGTCCTGGACGGTGCCACTGCGCGGCGGGACTCGTGCGTCCGGCAAAAGCAAACGGTGGGCACGCGAGCGGCGTGCGGCGGCATGGGCGGGCGTGGGGTTGGGGCTGGTGCTGGGCGGCGCATGGCTCGCCGGAACCGGCTCCTCACCCGTCACGTCGCCCGCCGAGTCTCCAACACGGGAGGCCAGCGTTGGCCAGGAAGTGGCGCCCCCGGGGCCTGCACCAGAATCTGCACGTGCCGCGACTCCGCCGCCGGTGGAGCCTCCCCCCGCGGCCGCCGCTTCGCCCGCGGCGTCCGGAAAGGACACAGCCCCCGTGAAGAAGAAGCAGCAGACGACAGGCCCCCAGCGGGAAGTGCAGCCCAAGCGCGCCCAGGCCGCCGCGCGCAACATGTGTCTGGGTTTGACCGGAGCCGCCCTGCAGGCCTGCTTGAGCGCGCAGCAGCAGGTGCCGCCCGTACGCTCGGAGCCTCCACCCCTGGAGTGCCCGGCGGGCGCCGTGAAGATCATGACGGAGACGCTGGGCCTGCGCATTGGAGAAAGGTGGCCCGTTGAGTTGTCCGACGTGAGGGGCAGGCCCGTGCCCGTGCGCGATGACAGCCCGGTCATCGTCGGTGGCAACTGGCGGACTTCCACCCGCCAGCTCGCACTGCCGAGCAACACCCGCCTCTCGGGGCGGCTCTACTTCGGCGAGAAGCGGGTGTATGGCCGCTTCACCACGGCCCACACGCCCAGCGGGGAGACGTATCGGGTCTGCATGGAGTTGCTGGATACGGATGACAACGTTGGCCTCGAGCTCGAGCCCGGCAGCGAGCCGGGGAATGTGCTGGTCATTCCCGTGGCACAGGTGCGGGTGGTGGACCGCTTCGACTGA
- a CDS encoding DUF2381 family protein, with translation MFALPSAALVGWTLLAAPTDTAAQSALPVCEMGTRHLEADAPGAVFEVCIHPGLSTNLFFDSKLAHVELAGRERFRVVLQGENALTLVPTEALEDGERVPMTVHFQDGAAPASVTFWLAVHPSQAERQVEVTRQPRTLASHRQGERQARAEARQCREEKARVQAECAGQMGLTGLIAHELMGKGGVASKNIIGAVTARPGNTLQLLSARSYRSDTERTEGGQTVVRLIVELMPWNKGETPWTPAGAVLVGSTHAELKVLGVWPREPMAPDEKGRVVVEVEATENEARGTFTLKLWSQEGNARGELLDGVTFPSAPFR, from the coding sequence GTGTTCGCCCTGCCTTCCGCCGCCCTCGTGGGATGGACCCTGCTCGCCGCGCCCACCGATACCGCCGCACAGTCCGCACTCCCTGTCTGCGAAATGGGCACGCGCCACCTCGAAGCGGACGCTCCCGGCGCGGTGTTCGAGGTGTGCATCCACCCAGGGCTCTCCACCAACCTGTTCTTCGACTCCAAGCTGGCGCACGTGGAGCTGGCCGGACGAGAGCGGTTCCGCGTGGTACTCCAAGGGGAGAATGCCCTCACGCTCGTCCCCACGGAGGCGCTGGAGGATGGGGAGCGTGTGCCAATGACAGTCCACTTCCAGGACGGCGCGGCTCCCGCGAGCGTCACCTTCTGGCTGGCGGTACACCCCTCCCAGGCCGAGCGGCAGGTGGAGGTGACGCGTCAGCCTCGCACGCTCGCTTCCCACCGGCAGGGCGAGCGGCAGGCACGGGCCGAAGCGCGGCAATGCCGGGAGGAGAAGGCTCGTGTCCAGGCCGAGTGCGCCGGGCAGATGGGGCTCACGGGCCTCATCGCCCACGAGCTCATGGGCAAAGGGGGCGTTGCCTCCAAAAACATCATTGGCGCCGTCACCGCGCGTCCGGGCAACACACTTCAACTCTTGTCAGCGCGCAGCTACCGCTCCGACACCGAGCGCACGGAGGGAGGGCAGACGGTGGTGCGGCTGATCGTGGAACTGATGCCGTGGAACAAGGGCGAGACGCCCTGGACGCCCGCCGGTGCGGTGCTGGTGGGTTCCACGCACGCGGAGTTGAAGGTGCTCGGCGTCTGGCCGCGGGAGCCCATGGCCCCGGATGAAAAGGGCCGCGTCGTGGTGGAGGTGGAGGCGACGGAGAACGAGGCGCGCGGCACCTTCACCTTGAAACTGTGGAGTCAGGAAGGCAACGCCAGGGGCGAGCTCCTCGACGGCGTGACGTTCCCGTCAGCCCCATTCCGCTGA